A segment of the Terribacillus aidingensis genome:
ATGGTCACTTGATGGTGAATTAACAGAAACAACAGCGGAGGTACACATATAATGAGTTATTCCACCGAAGATATTCTCAGACAAGCTGAAGTATTGGCTGAAGACATGGGCAATCTGGATGAGATTGAACATTTTCACCAGCTTGAATCGAAGCTTAATGAGAACAAAAAGGTGCAAACATATATCAATCAAATTAAAATGAAGCAAAAGCAGGCTGTCAATTTGCAGGCTTATGGCAAACGGGAAGCCCAGCAGCAGATGGAAAAGGAAATTGATGATCTGCAAGAGAAGATCGACAGCATACCTGTCGTCCAGGAATTCAAAGAATCCCAGGTTATCACGAACCATATTCTGCAGAGCATCTCCCAAAATATCCAGCAGACGGTCTTTCAGGATGAAGAAACGGACAAATAAGTCCGTTTCTTTTTAATTTTTTTATCCTCTTGGGCTCGACAGTCGGCAAGATTCTATAACCTCTTTTTAGGCAGTTGCATAGAATGAAGGAGCGTCCAGCTGTGGTGGGAGATTGGATTTTTTCTGACACCATAGGTGAACACCCTGCATAACATGACTATGTAAAAAGAGGAGGTTTTTGCAATGGGTTTTCTAGAGCAGAATTACCGTGAGATCATTACGAAAGCGGTCATCGGCCGCGGACGTAAATTCAGCAAGAATATCGATCATATCCGACCGGAACACAAACCATCAAGCATTCTTGGCTGCTGGATCATCAACCACCGCTATCATGCAAAAAAGAAAGGCGATAAAGGGGTGGAAGTAGTCGGTTCCTATGATGTCAACGTTTGGTATTCGTACAATGATAATACGAAAACGCACGTTGTTTCGGAGAAAGTCGAGTATAAGGAATTGGTCAAATTAAGCATCAAAGACGAGAACTGTCTTGACGACGATTATGATGTTTATGCGAAAGCAATTCAGCAGCCGAACTGCCTGGAATGCAAAATCGTACAGCACGGACAGAAAATTTTCGTCGAAGTGGAGAAGGAATTCCTTGTGGAAGTTATCGGGGAAACGAAGCTTTGTGTAAAAGTAGATCCTGATGGCTGTCTAGTGGAGGATGTAGAAGAAGACTGGGATTACGAGCTGACGGAAGATGATTTCAAAGATGTAGATCCGGACTTCTTGGATAAAAAGGATGACGATGAAGACTGAACGAGAGCAGATGCTCTCGTTTTTTTTTGTTTTATTCAGAATGACACTGCAAGAAGAAACAGAGAAAATACCTGTGTTATAATAGGACTAATTGCAATGAAACAGGGGAGTAGGAAAATGGCAGGTTACACACCGATGATGCAGCAATATTTAAGAATAAAAGCCGACTATAAGGATGCATTCCTTTTCTTCCGGCTTGGGGATTTCTATGAGATGTTCTTCGATGATGCACTGAAAGCAACGAAAGAACTGGAAATCACTTTAACAAGTAAGAATGCAGGTGTTGAGGAGAAAGTGCCAATGTGCGGCGTTCCCTATCATTCGGCTGATAATTATATAAGAACACTTGTTTCGCGAGGCTATAAAGTAGCCATCTGTGAACAAGTGGAAGATCCGAAGACAGCCAAAGGGGTTGTAAAACGGGAAGTAGTCCAGCTGATCACACCGGGTACTGTCATGGAAAACGGTATGCTGGATGAAAAGGAGAATAATTACCTCGCGGCTGTACATGAAAACAGTGACCGTACATACAGTCTTGTCTATCATGACCTATCTACGGGAGAAAATCGGGCAGCATTGCTTGAAGGCGGCTTTGATAGTCTTTTAAGCGAGCTTTACAACCAGCCGGTACGAGAAATCGTTATTAGCGAAGAGCTGGATCAACAGCTGCAGGAAGCACTGCAGGTCCGCCTTGGTGTCACATTATCCTATCAAGATAATGTCAGTACAAGCACATCTCATGAAAAACTTACTGGAAACGTGACCGATGTAAGATTACTAGATTGCTTCAGTATGCTGTTAAACTATGTGGAACGAACTCAAAAACGGGGCTTGGATCATTTGAAGCCGCTTCAAGTAATGGAGCTTAAACACTTCATGACGCTGGATATGTATTCAAAGCGCAATTTAGAGCTTACAGAGACGATTTTGAAGAAAGGCAAACACGGAAGCCTTTTATGGGTGCTCGATGACACAGTTACAGCAATGGGAGCACGGATGCTGAAGAAATGGCTGGAGCGGCCGTTGCTTCAAAAAGAAGCGATAACTAAGCGTCAGGATTTAGTCCAAGCATTTCTCGATCACTTCTTCGAACGTGATACAATCCGACAGCACTTACAATCTGTTTATGATATCGAGAGACTTTCCGGCCGGGTTGCTTTCGGTAATGTCAATGCCAGAGATCTTCTGCAGCTGAAACGCACTTTGGAGAAACTGCCTGAATTGAAGCAGGTCTTGTCAGGTTTCGAGGAAGAAGAAGTTCAGCAAATGGGCAGGGAGCTTAATCCATTGCCGGAGCTGAGCGAGTATCTTGAGAAAAGCTTGCACGAAGATGCACCGATCGGTGTGCGAGAAGGCGGTATCTTGAAGGACGGTTTCCATGAACAGCTTGATACGTACCGGGATGCTTCAAGAAACGGAAAGCAATGGATTGCAGCGCTGGAACAGCGTGAGCGTGAGGAAACTGGCATCAAATCGCTTAAAGTCGGCTATAACAAAGTATTCGGCTATTATATCGAAGTGACCCGGGCGAATTTGCACCTGCTGCCTGAAGGGAAATACGAGCGCAAACAAACGCTCAGTAACGCAGAACGCTTCATCACGCCGGAATTGAAGGAAAAAGAAGCGCTCATCCTGGAAGCGCAGGAAAAGAGCGTGGAACTTGAGTATAACTTGTTCATGGAAATTCGGGATCATGTCAAAACGTACATCCCTGCTCTTCAGCTGCTTGCAGATCAAATCAGTCAACTGGATGTGCTGCAAAGCTTCGCAGAAGTGAGTGAAAAGCAGCGATATGCTCGTCCGACATTCAATGGTGATCGGTCCGTGGCAATTACAGAAGGGCGTCATCCGGTCATTGAAAAAGTAATGAAAACAGGGCAGTTCGTACCAAATGATGTGCAGATGGGAAATGCATCTGATATCCTGCTGATCACTGGTCCGAATATGAGTGGTAAAAGTACTTATATGCGCCAAGTGGCATTGACAAGCATCATGGCACAAATCGGCTGCTTCGTTCCATGTGAAGCTGCTGATCTCCCGCTGTTTGATCAAATTTTCACTCGTATCGGTGCAGCAGATGATCTTGTGTCTGGTCAGAGTACATTTATGGTCGAAATGCTGGAGTCGAGGCATGCCTTGGAGCACGCCACTGATAGGAGCCTTATTCTGCTGGATGAAATCGGCAGAGGGACTAGCACATATGATGGAATGGCATTGGCGCAAGCCATCATTGAGTATGTTCATAACAATATCCATGCCAAGACATTATTCTCTACACATTATCATGAGCTTACGAGTCTTGAAGAGGACCTGGATAAACTCCGAAATGTCCACGTACGGGCAGAAGAACATGATGGCAATGTTGTCTTCCTCCATCAAATCCGTGAAGGGGCGGCAGATGAAAGCTATGGCATTCACGTTGCGAAATTGGCTAAGCTGCCGGAAAGTCTCATTCAGCGTGCATCCTATATTCTCCGCGAGCTGGAGGGACAGGAAGAAAAGCCGGCTGTAAGCCAACCGACAACACAAGAGCAGGAGGAAATCCAGCTATCATTCTTCTCAGAGCCTGAACCTGAAAAGAAAAAAACGAAACAAGACGATAAGAACGATAAAGTGATAGCGGAGCTCACATCAATCAATTTGATGGAACAAACACCGCTTGAAGCAATGAATCTATTATATAAATTGCAGCAAATGGCAACAAAAAAGTAAGGAGGTTCCCAAATGGCGATTCAATTGATGCCGGATGATTTAGCAAATAAGATTGCAGCGGGTGAAGTGGTCGAGCGACCGGCTTCGGTCGTCAAGGAACTTGTAGAAAACAGTATCGATGCAGGAAGTACAGTCATCAAGGTGGCAGTCCAGGAAGCAGGGCTCACAGAGATCAATATTGTTGACAATGGAGATGGCATGGAGCCAGATGATGTGGAACGGGCATTTTTCCGTCACGCCACAAGTAAGATACGGAATGAGCATGATTTGTTCCATGTCCGCACACTTGGGTTTAGGGGGGAAGCATTGGCCAGTATTGCAGCGGTAAGCCAGCTTGAAATCAAGACGAGCACAGGCGAGAATGCTGGTGTGAAGCTTGTGATGGAAGGCGGTACAATCAAAGAAAGAGGCAAATGCGACGCGCGTAAAGGAACCGAAATGACAGTACGGCATTTGTTCTTCAATACACCGGCCCGCCTGAAGTATATGAAAACCATTCATACCGAACTTGGCCATGTATCAGAAGTAATCAACCGGCTTGCACTTGCTCATCCGGAGATTCGTTTTGAACTGACCCATAACGATAAACCAATGTTCCAGTCATCCGGCCGAGGAGATATGCTGCAGATTGCTGCTCAGATTTATGGTAACTCAGTAGCGAAAAAAATGGTCCGAGCATCACACGAAACATTGGATTATAAGCTGGAAGTTTTCGCTGCCAAACCAGAAATAAATCGTGCGTCACGTCAGTATGTATCGTTTATCGTCAATGGCAGGTACATTCGTAATCCAGTCTTGGCGAAAGCGGTTATGCAGGCATACCATACGCTGCTGCCTATCGGCAGATTCCCTCTCGCCGTTATTTCTATCGAGATGGATCCCGTTCTTGTTGACGTCAATGTGCATCCAGCTAAGCTGGAAGTACGTTTCAGCAAAGAAAAGGAATTATTTGATGCTGTGGAGCAGCTTGTCGGAAAGGCGCTTCGCCAGCAGCGGCTCATCCCTGAAGCTGTCGCACCTAAACAGAAAAAGATACAAGATAAAAGTGAACAGCAAAGTTTCACTTTCTTTGAAAATAAGCCAGTCAAGGAACCGGAAGCCGAACAGGAGCAATGGTTCTTTGACAAAGTGAAAGAAACAGTCCCTCCTATCATCGAGGAGCAGAAGCGGGATCCTGAACCTGTGATATTCAATGATTCATCTCCTGATATAGTGCAGGAACAGGAGTATGTACCAGCAGAGAAAGAAAGTGAGCCGGAATATGCGGTACCGGCTATGTATCCGATTGGTCAGCACCATGGTACGTATATTCTTGCAGAAAATGAAGAAGGACTTTTTCTCATTGATCAGCATGCTGCCCAGGAACGAATCAAATATGAATATTACCGGGAAAAAATCGGCGAAGTGGAAAAGGAACTGCAGGAGCTGCTCATTCCGCTTACGTTTGATTTCACCCAGCAGGAATCATTGATCGTCGAACAACATAAGACGGAGCTAGAGGCGGTCGGGTTGTTCTTTGAATCGTTCGGCGGACATACGTATATCGTTCGTTCCCATCCACAATGGTTCCCGAAAGGCTTTGAAGAGGAAATCATTCGGGAGATCGTCGAACAAGTGATGCAGGAAAGTAAAGTAGACATCCGGAAGTTGCGGGAAGAGGCAGCTATCATGATGTCCTGCAAGCGATCCATTAAAGCAAATCATCATCTGAATTATGATGATATGTTTCATCTATTGGAAGAGCTACGCACATCACAGGATCCGTTTACCTGTCCGCATGGGCGACCAATTATAATCCGTTTTACTTCCTATGAGCTGGAGAAGCTTTTCAAAAGAGTACAATAGGCGCAGGCAACTGCGCCTTTTTTGCTTGTCTAGGTGTTCACCGCTCCGTCAGTCATGGAGCCTGCTTATACTATCCTGTAACCCTAAAATGACAGGAAGGAGGATTCGTATGGCATTATTTATCAAACCGACGGCAGGCAGGCTGACAAACGGCTTCCGAGGTGCGGGATCGGATCATAATGGTGTCGACTGGGCCCAGTCTGGAACGGTGCGTATTGCCGCGGCGGCTGCAGGGACTGTCAGCCGGTCATATGTATCTACATCATATGGAGAAGTTGTCTTTATTGTGCACCAGTTGAATGGTCAGACGTATGAAACAGTATATGCGCACATGCGTTCCGGATCCCGGCAAGTTCGTACTGGTGATACTGTCAGACAAGGACAATTCATCGGCTATATGGGTAACACAGGTGATTCCTCTGGTCAGCATCTGCATTTTGAATTGCATAGAGGCAGATGGAATGAGGAAAAATCCAATGCGGTCAATCCGCTTAATTATATCGGTACAGCAGCAAGCAGTGGACAGCAAACGGCGAGTGTCAGATACCCTGGAAGCTATATTCGGACAGGATCCCGAGGAGAAAATGTTCGCCGCATCCAACGGGCGCTGGGCGTGACAGCAGACGGGATTTTTGGACCGAATACAAGGCAGGCTGTCATCAATTACCAGCGAAATAACGGACTTGGTGTGGATGGCATTGTTGGTCAGGAAACCTGGAATAAATTGTTCTGATTTTGGGCATGCTGACAGCCAGAGGAGGCGTTAGCCATGCACAATCAACATCTTGTAGATTTTCTTAACCAGCAGATAGCCAATGTGAGTGTGCTGCACGTAAAACTGCAGCGATACCATTGGTATGCAAAAGGTCCATACGGCTATGTAATTGAGCAATATACCGAGGCTTTGCACGAACAGCTGGATGATATAAAGAAATGCTTAGGTAAGCGAGTGCTTGCCATCGGCGGCAGACCAATTGCGGTCATGAGTAAATTCCTGCAGGAAGCGACTATCAAGGAAGCGCAGGCCGATGATGAAGATTATGAGGTAGTCAAGACAATGCGTCATGATTACAGCCAGCTGGCACAAGAAATAAAAATCACAGGCATACCGCTTGCGAAGAGGCAGGAAGATGATGCGACCGCTGGTTTGCTTGTTGATATCCTTGGCAGGCTGGAATACGAGGCGATCCGCTTGTCGAAATATCTTATTGATGCCGATCGATAAGCTGTGCGTGGCGCGCACGGCTTTTCGTTTATCTTTCTTTGCAGTGTTATGCTAAACTAATGACATGTTAAAGAAGGAGAATGACATGGACAAGCAGAAAGTAATCGTCGTTGTCGGACCTACAGGTGTCGGCAAGACCCAGCTGAGTATCGAAATTGCCAAGAAATATGGCGGCGAGATCATCAGCGGCGATTCCATGCAGATTTACAGAAGCATGGATATTGGAACCGCAAAAGCAACCAAAGAAGAACAGCAAGGAATTCCGCACCATTTGATCGATATCCGTGAACCGGATGAAAATTATTCAGCTGCTGATTTTCAAGCCGATGTAGAGGCTTGTGTTCAAGATATTGCAAGCCGAGGAAAACTGCCTATCATCGCAGGCGGGACCGGCTTATACATACAGGCTGCTCTTTATGCTTATGATTTTTCAAAAGCAAAACGAGATGACAGCTATCAGCAGAAGCTCGAGCAGGAAGCACAAACCCACGGCCAGCTTCACTTGCACAAACAGCTGCAGGCAGTTGACCCAGTGCAAGCGGAGCGCATCCACCCGAATAATGTCCGCCGCGTCATCCGGGCGCTGGAAATATTCCACCGTACCGGCAAAAGAATGAGTGATCACGAAGAAACCGAGCTGGCTGCTCGCTATGACGCTGCAATAATTGGGTTGGAAATGGACCGGGATCTTCTATATGAACAAATCAATCTGCGGGTGGATAAAATGCTTGCTGAAGGCTTGCTGGATGAAGTGAAAGGCCTGGTCGAACGCGGAATCCGGGATTCCCAATCCATGCGGGCAATCGGCTATAAGGAGTTTATTCCTTATCTGGAAGGGAAAATGGAATGGGAAGATACGGTTTCCCAGCTGAAGCAAAATAGTCGCAGGTATGCAAAACGGCAGTATACGTGGTTCCGCAATAAAATGGATGTGGACTGGTATACAATCACACCTGCAACAAAAAATGAAAAATTTAGAATTATTTTAGAAGAACTTGCAGGAAAGCTGGAATAAAGGTAGAAATAGGAACCGTATAGAAATTAGGAGGGGAATAGATGTCTCAATCTGTTAATATCCAAGACCAATATCTGAATCAGCTACGTAAAGAACGTATGCAAGTCACAGTCTTCCTCACGAATGGCTTTCAAATCCGAGGTACGGTGAAGGCTTTTGACAATTTCACTGTATTGTTTGAAACGGAAGGCAGACAGCAATTAATCTTCAAACATGCGATTTCCACATTCTCCCCAGTAAAGAATGTATCGCTGGATTATAAAGAACAGAGCTAAGTCGAAGCGGGCGCCATATGGCGCTCGTTTTGTTTTGTGGTTGTAAAGCGTACGGCTGCTGAATAAAGTAGAAAAAGACCATTGGGCATTTGTCACGGCCTACCTGTCTTGAGCGTAGACTACAGCAGTGAGGGGTGATCATGTGGAAGCTCAAGTTACGAATGCAAAAGGGAAAATCAATATCGTCCTCAAAAACAGACAGCAGGAGACGGAGCAGCTGCAAAGTGGAACTGTTAAGCGCGATATCGATCCATTCCGTCATATCGACCAAGAATTCTCCGCCTTCATTGGAATGGAAAAGCTCAAAAAAACTATCAAAGAGATTTATGCGAATGTCCATATCAGCGGAAAACGGGAAGCGGCGGGCTTAAAACAAGAAAAGCAAGTGCTGCATATGCTGTTTGAAGGTAACCCCGGTACTGGGAAAACAACAGTAGCCCGTAAGCTTGCATCTGTCTTCCACGACATGAACGTGTTGGATAAAGGTCATTTCATCGAGGCGGAAAGAGCGGATTTAGTTGGGGAATATATTGGACATACTGCTCAGAAAACGCGCGCGCTCGTCCAGCGGGCCATGGGCGGGATCCTGTTTATAGACGAGGCCTATTCGCTGGCCCGCGGCGGAGAAAAAGACTTTGGAAAAGAAGCGATTGATACACTTGTAAAACATATGGAGGATGCCTCCAACCGCTTCATACTTATCCTTGCGGGCTATCCAAGGGAAATGGGTCACTTCATGAGCTTGAATCCAGGTTTGCGATCACGATTCCCTATTCAGCTCGAATTCCCTGATTATAAGTCCGAACAGCTTATGGATATCGCAAAAGGAATGCTTGCTGAAAAAGAGTACCAGCTGACAAAAGAAGCAGAATGGAAGCTTAAAGAAATCATCGTACAGCAAAAAGCTAAACGGACAGCAGATTTTTCGAACGCCCGGTTTGTGCGGAATATCATAGAAAAAGCAATTCGAATGCAAGCAGTTCGTCTTGTACGTCAAGATCACCATCTGTCGACCGAAGAACTGATGAAAGTGACTGTCGCTGATTTGACTCAAGAGGAATGACAGGTACAAAGAAGCTCGAGTGTGTAATGCACTTAGAGCTTTTTTTATGTTGTAAACGTTATTGTATAGCAGTATTTCACTGGGGCACCATACTAAGCAAGGAGTGCACATTATGGGAAATATACTGGATTTTATTGTTCAAAGAGATGTTTGGTTAGGAACAATTATAGTTGTCTTGGTTCCAATTTTGCTGACCTTGCTAAGCAATAAGCTGAAAGAGCTTCGAAAAAAGCCATATACACGTACAGAGCAGCATTTCATGCCGGATAATTTTTCGCTGTCTACAAAATTATCCGTCAATCTGAAAGAGCTGAAAACAATTGTCGGTGACAGCTCTGATATTATTTATCGCCAGTTCAAACTGGGAAAGGATAATCGCAGCTCTGCTATCGTCCTAATTGATGGATTGGTTGATCAGCAGTTGCTGCAGCAATCCATTATGCATCCGCTGCTGCACGCCAAGCAGTCAAAATCAGGGCTGAATCTATTTAAAAGTGAAAGCATAAAGGATTATCTGCTGGATCATGCGATTGAGGTCAGTGATGTGAAAGCGATGAATGACTCCAATCAATTTGTCCGACAGCTTCTGTCGGGGTCTGTACTGCTTTTTGTTGATGGGCTGGATGAAGTTCTGGTTCTTAGCGTGAAAAAATGGCTTTCAAGGAGTTTGAATGAACCGATCACTGAAGCACTTGTTAGGGGACCGCGTTTAAGTTTTATAGAAAATATTAGGGATAATACGGCTATGCTGCGAAGAATGACGACAGACCCAAACTTGACCTTCAAAGACTTTGAGGTAGGGGAGCGGACGAAAAGGCAGCTCACCGTTGTGTATGTGAAGGACATTGCCAATGAAGAGTTGTTGGAAAACGTAAATAATCGAATTCAAAATATGGATATTGATCATGTGGCTGAATCAGGATATATTGAACAGCTAATCGAGGATGACTATCTATCCATCTTTCCGCAAGTACAATCAACAGAGCGTCCGGATCGAGTGATGGGGGCGATCTTGGAGGGGAGGGTTGCCATTTTGCTTGACGGTACCTCCTATGCTTTGATAGTACCGGCAACCTTCTCCACGATGATGCAGTCACCAGAGGATTACTACGAGCGCTGGCTTCCAATGTCGCTCATTCGGATGCTGCGGTATGTAGCGGCATTTCTCAGTATTTTCCTGCCGTCTTTTTATATTGCATTCGTCTCGTTTCATCAAGGATTAATACCTACTGATTTAGCGTTGGCAATAGCCGGAACACGGGTGGGCGTTCCTTTTCCAACGATCATTGAAGCACTCTTAATGGAAATATCTATTGAATTGTTAAGGGAAGCAGGTCTTAGGCTTCCTCGGCCTGTAGGACAAACTGTCGGTTTGGTGGGCGCATTGATCATCGGGGAAGCAGCGGTACAAGCTGGTTTAGTCAGTCCGATTATGGTCATTGTCGTTGCTGCCACAGCCATAGCTTCCTTTGTCTCCCCGCATTACGCAGCAGGCATTGCACAGAGAGCACTCCGATTCATTGCTATGTTTTCGGCCGCTTTTCTCGGACTATATGGGATCAGTTTGTTCTTTTTATCGCTATGTGTCCATGCGGTCAAGCTTCGGAGCTTTGGTGTACCATTTGTTACGCCGGGTACACTTTACAGTAAAGACGACTGGAAGGATTTCTTTTTCCGTATGCCTCTGTTTACCATGAGAAATCGACCTACTGAATATTTTCCGAAGGATCGGGTCAGAAGGAAGAAATATTAGGAGTTGCAGCATATGAAAATGGGAACGACACGGATTACGACGATACAAATGGTTGCGTTGCTTTCTTCAACCTTAATTGCTGTAGGTATTTTTACACTTCCAAGAAATTTAGCAATGGAAGTGGGGACACCGGATTTGTGGGTTTGTGTAGTGCTAGGCGGTATATGTGCTTATTTATCTTGTCTTATCATTGTGTCCCTAAGCCTTCGTTTTGAACGCCTTACATTTTTCGAATTCAACAAGCTGATTGTCGGGAAGTGGCTCGGAACAACTCTTAGCTTTAGTTTTATTGGCTACTCACTAATGATTGGTGCGTTTGAAATCCGTTCTATGGGCGAACTGACACAATTTTATCTGTTAGAGGAGACACCAATCTGTGTCATCATGATTTGCATGTACTGGATTGCATTTTACTTGCTGATAGGGGGCATCAATCCAATAGCGCGGTTGATCGAGTTATTGACCCCTGTTTGCTTGGTTGTATTCATATTGGTGTTTTGTCTTGGTTTTAAAGTCTTTGAATTAAATAATTTGAGACCAATATTTGGTCTTGGCCTAACACCTGTATTAAAAGGTATAACCCCGACATTCCTTACGTTCAGTGGATTAGAGTTTTTACTCGTTTTCATTGCTATGATGCAAAAACCGAAACAGGCAAAAAAAGTTGTATTGATCGGATTGGGAATACCTGTATCTATTTATTTGTTGGCGGTAATCATCATTACAGGGGGATTATCCGTTGAAAGAATGAAGCATCAGAAATGGCCCACTTTTGCCCTTATTCAAGAATATGAATTCGAGGGTATACTGTTTGAACGCTTTGATGCTTTATTTTTAGTCGTTTGGCTTATTCAGATGTTTACGACATATGTTATCTGTCAATATGTTGCCGCAAAAGGTATATCTACGTTGACACGACTTTCATATAAAAAAGCAAACTTTATACTTTTGGCTGCAGTTTATCTTATTTGTTTGATTCCTCAGGATTTAAATCAACTGGAGAAGATGGGGACGATTATCGGCTGGACAAGCTTTGCTTTTTCCTTCATCGTGCCATCCATACTTTTTTTACTTGCAGCAGTAAGGAGGCTGAGGCATGTTGATGTGGAAAAAAACAATACGTAAGTTCTGTATCTGTCTATTCTCTCTCATATTCCTTTGCGGCTGTTGGGACAGCGCAGATATTGAAGACATGTCGTTTGTAATCGGTCTTGGGATTGATAACAGCGAAAATGAAAAGAATTCGATCAAACATACCACGCAGATTGCCGTCACGAAGAAAAAAGGAGAACAGGGAACAGCGCCGCAGGGAAAGATGTATCAAAACGTGATGCTTGAAGGTAGATCGATCCAGGATATCTTACGTAATATTTCTCTTCAGCTTCCGTACCCCGTATACACGGACCATTTGGAATGTATCATCATAACTGAAAAAGCGGCGAGCAAGTATGATTTATCTATTCTACTCGACCAGATGCTGCGTGATAATGTCACTCGTTTGAGCCCAACAGTCGTTCTTAGCAAGCAGCAAGCCAGTGACGTGTTAAACACAAATATAGAAGGTGAGATACCTGGCAGTTACATCAGCAGTATTTTCGAGAATAAAACAAGCACGCTGAAAATTCTCCCGGAAGTACGTTTAGGAAAGGTGGCTGCTAATCTCGCGTCTCAAACCAGCTTTTTGCTGCCAAATATAGAAAAACAAAAAAATACGCTGAAAGTGGACGGGGCTGGGGTAATTAAAGGAAAAGAAAGGAAATTTATCGGTTTCTTGTCAGTGGAAGAGGTAGAGGGGGTAAACTGGCTGACTGGGGAAGGGAAAGCTGGTTTACTGGAATTTGAGGATGAAAAAAAAAATACTATTGTTTATGAGGTACAAAATTATAGGACAAAGGTGAAGCCGAATTTTCAAAATGGGAACCTGTCTTTCCTGGTGCAAATTAAAGCGGAGGGGTGGATAACAGAAGATTGGTCTAAAGTAGCGCACAATTTGACAGAAAGTTATGTGAAAGATCTGGAGCAACTGGGAGCAAATAAAGTCAAAAGGTTATCGGAAAAAACGCTAAAAAAACTTCAGCAGGATTATAAGACTGATGTTGTGAATTTTTCTGAAAGTTTCAGAATCGCCTATCCAAGAGAATATCTGAAAATAAAAAAGGATTGGGATAATTATTTTGCTGAAGCAGATGTGGAGTACGATGTTAGGGTGAAGATTGTCAATACTGGTGATGTAGTGAAATAGTATAAGTCTTCAGATTTGATGCATAATCGGCTATATAATGTAACTAACACCTAATTTAATATTCCATCTTAGAAGCTTTCGCATAAAGCGAAGGCTTTTTCCTTGTCTGATAG
Coding sequences within it:
- a CDS encoding ferritin-like domain-containing protein, encoding MHNQHLVDFLNQQIANVSVLHVKLQRYHWYAKGPYGYVIEQYTEALHEQLDDIKKCLGKRVLAIGGRPIAVMSKFLQEATIKEAQADDEDYEVVKTMRHDYSQLAQEIKITGIPLAKRQEDDATAGLLVDILGRLEYEAIRLSKYLIDADR
- the mutS gene encoding DNA mismatch repair protein MutS yields the protein MAGYTPMMQQYLRIKADYKDAFLFFRLGDFYEMFFDDALKATKELEITLTSKNAGVEEKVPMCGVPYHSADNYIRTLVSRGYKVAICEQVEDPKTAKGVVKREVVQLITPGTVMENGMLDEKENNYLAAVHENSDRTYSLVYHDLSTGENRAALLEGGFDSLLSELYNQPVREIVISEELDQQLQEALQVRLGVTLSYQDNVSTSTSHEKLTGNVTDVRLLDCFSMLLNYVERTQKRGLDHLKPLQVMELKHFMTLDMYSKRNLELTETILKKGKHGSLLWVLDDTVTAMGARMLKKWLERPLLQKEAITKRQDLVQAFLDHFFERDTIRQHLQSVYDIERLSGRVAFGNVNARDLLQLKRTLEKLPELKQVLSGFEEEEVQQMGRELNPLPELSEYLEKSLHEDAPIGVREGGILKDGFHEQLDTYRDASRNGKQWIAALEQREREETGIKSLKVGYNKVFGYYIEVTRANLHLLPEGKYERKQTLSNAERFITPELKEKEALILEAQEKSVELEYNLFMEIRDHVKTYIPALQLLADQISQLDVLQSFAEVSEKQRYARPTFNGDRSVAITEGRHPVIEKVMKTGQFVPNDVQMGNASDILLITGPNMSGKSTYMRQVALTSIMAQIGCFVPCEAADLPLFDQIFTRIGAADDLVSGQSTFMVEMLESRHALEHATDRSLILLDEIGRGTSTYDGMALAQAIIEYVHNNIHAKTLFSTHYHELTSLEEDLDKLRNVHVRAEEHDGNVVFLHQIREGAADESYGIHVAKLAKLPESLIQRASYILRELEGQEEKPAVSQPTTQEQEEIQLSFFSEPEPEKKKTKQDDKNDKVIAELTSINLMEQTPLEAMNLLYKLQQMATKK
- a CDS encoding peptidoglycan-binding domain-containing protein; translated protein: MRTGSRGENVRRIQRALGVTADGIFGPNTRQAVINYQRNNGLGVDGIVGQETWNKLF
- a CDS encoding outer spore coat protein CotE, with translation MGFLEQNYREIITKAVIGRGRKFSKNIDHIRPEHKPSSILGCWIINHRYHAKKKGDKGVEVVGSYDVNVWYSYNDNTKTHVVSEKVEYKELVKLSIKDENCLDDDYDVYAKAIQQPNCLECKIVQHGQKIFVEVEKEFLVEVIGETKLCVKVDPDGCLVEDVEEDWDYELTEDDFKDVDPDFLDKKDDDED
- a CDS encoding YlbF family regulator; translated protein: MSYSTEDILRQAEVLAEDMGNLDEIEHFHQLESKLNENKKVQTYINQIKMKQKQAVNLQAYGKREAQQQMEKEIDDLQEKIDSIPVVQEFKESQVITNHILQSISQNIQQTVFQDEETDK
- the mutL gene encoding DNA mismatch repair endonuclease MutL is translated as MAIQLMPDDLANKIAAGEVVERPASVVKELVENSIDAGSTVIKVAVQEAGLTEINIVDNGDGMEPDDVERAFFRHATSKIRNEHDLFHVRTLGFRGEALASIAAVSQLEIKTSTGENAGVKLVMEGGTIKERGKCDARKGTEMTVRHLFFNTPARLKYMKTIHTELGHVSEVINRLALAHPEIRFELTHNDKPMFQSSGRGDMLQIAAQIYGNSVAKKMVRASHETLDYKLEVFAAKPEINRASRQYVSFIVNGRYIRNPVLAKAVMQAYHTLLPIGRFPLAVISIEMDPVLVDVNVHPAKLEVRFSKEKELFDAVEQLVGKALRQQRLIPEAVAPKQKKIQDKSEQQSFTFFENKPVKEPEAEQEQWFFDKVKETVPPIIEEQKRDPEPVIFNDSSPDIVQEQEYVPAEKESEPEYAVPAMYPIGQHHGTYILAENEEGLFLIDQHAAQERIKYEYYREKIGEVEKELQELLIPLTFDFTQQESLIVEQHKTELEAVGLFFESFGGHTYIVRSHPQWFPKGFEEEIIREIVEQVMQESKVDIRKLREEAAIMMSCKRSIKANHHLNYDDMFHLLEELRTSQDPFTCPHGRPIIIRFTSYELEKLFKRVQ